One window of the Triticum dicoccoides isolate Atlit2015 ecotype Zavitan chromosome 3B, WEW_v2.0, whole genome shotgun sequence genome contains the following:
- the LOC119277502 gene encoding TBC1 domain family member 8B-like, whose protein sequence is MKAKSLPFIALEHKRDAYGFAVRPQHLQRYREYANIYQEEEEERSDRWKNFLDRQAEDDESSGEDAKIAPSIEDEGAIGDAGRTDLPDEKTAKQQRPHKIQIWSEIRPSLGHIGELMSLRVKKKKKQSSADEENTEDIKPSEDSDDEFYDVEKVDPSEGPVADSTNADSGTNRAASQEGYFPWKEELECLVRGGLPMALRGELWQAFVGIGARRVKGYYESLLGVVDGGGDSKGSDSPTKECGDGKPKASQDLSSEKWKGQIEKDLPRTFPGHPALDEDGRNALRRLLTAYARHNPSVGYCQAMNFFAGLLLLLMSEENAFWALTGIMDDYFEGYFSEEMIESQVDQLVLEELVREKFPKLVNHLDYLGVQVAWVAGPWFLSIYMNMLPWETVLRVWDVLLFDGNRVMLFRTALALMELYGPALVTTKDAGDAVTLLQSLAGSTFDSSQLVLTACMGYQAVDEARLQDLRNKHRPSVLSSMENRAKGLLAWRSTNGLASKLYNFKRDTEPLVSISTEQLNDSTDGDANQETSSANIDDMYHGLTVNTEIDSMPDPKDQVIWLKVELCRLLEERRSAVLRADELETALMEMVKQDNRRELSAKVEQLEQELSELRQSLSDKEEQEQAMLQVLMRVEQEQKVTEDARIFAEQDAAAQKFASHVLQEKYDEAMASLTQMENRAVMAETMLEATLQYQSSHQKAQLPSPSPSPRTPTRDASPGQVNQDSSQEFQPRKISLLAPFSLSWRDKNKGKQDESTNGKLNNNTEQSVETPKTDHGNQEATPKEGEQRVETPNRDEPGLETAKMDSDVPTVETTTDKMNGQEGHLEEIKLD, encoded by the exons ATGAAGGCCAAGAGCCTTCCCTTCATCGCCCTCGAGCACAAGCG GGACGCCTATGGTTTCGCTGTGCGGCCACAGCACTTGCAACGGTACAGAGAGTATGCAAACATCTACCAG gaggaggaagaggagcggtCTGATAGATGGAAGAACTTTCTGGATAGGCAGGCAGAAGACGATGAATCATCTGGAGAAGATGCTAAGATTGCACCGTCCATTGAGGATGAAGGAGCTATAGGCGATGCTGGCAGGACTGACCTGCCTGATGAGAAGACAGCCAAACAGCAGAGACCACATAAGATCCAAATATGGTCTGAAATCAGGCCTTCACTGGGCCACATTGGGGAGCTGATGAGCTTGCgtgtcaagaagaagaagaagcaatctTCTGCTGACGAGGAGAACACTGAAGATATCAAGCCCTCAGAGGACTCTGATGATGAGTTCTATGATGTAGAGAAGGTTGATCCCAGCGAAGGGCCTGTTGCTGACAGCACCAATGCGGATTCAGGAACGAATAGAGCTGCAAGTCAAGAAGGGTATTTTCCTTGGAAAGAAGAATTGGAGTGCTTAGTTCGTGGTGGGTTGCCAATGGCTCTGAGAGGAGAG CTATGGCAAGCTTTTGTTGGTATTGGAGCTCGCCGAGTGAAAGGGTACTACGAGAGTCTCCTTGGGGTGGTTGATGGAGGCGGAGACAGCAAAGGTTCCGATTCTCCGACTAAGGAATGTGGCGACGGAAAACCAAAAGCATCTCAAGATCTTTCTTCAGAAAAGTGGAAAGGGCAAATAGAGAAG GATTTGCCTAGAACATTTCCAGGCCATCCAGCTCTAGACGAGGATGGCAGAAATGCTTTAAGACGCTTGCTCACAGCTTATGCTAGACATAATCCATCAGTCGGTTACTGCCAG GCAATGAACTTCTTTGCTGGTCTATTACTTCTATTGATGTCTGAGGAGAACGCATTCTG GGCATTGACAGGCATTATGGATGACTATTTTGAGGGTTACTTCTCTGAAGAAATGATCGAGTCTCAG GTGGATCAGCTTGTTTTAGAGGAGTTGGTCAGAGAGAAATTCCCCAAGTTAG TAAATCACTTGGACTACCTTGGTGTACAAGTTGCATGGGTTGCTGGACCATGGTTCCTATCTATATACATGAACATGCTTCCCTGGGAAACTG TTCTTCGTGTGTGGGATGTGCTTCTGTTTGATGGAAATCGTGTGATGCTCTTCCGGACAGCCCTTGCACTTATGGAGTTGTATG GTCCTGCACTTGTGACAACGAAAGATGCTGGGGACGCCGTAACTCTCTTACAGTCTTTAGCTGGTTCCACTTTTGACAGCAGCCAGCTTGTTTTAACAGCTTGCATGGGATATCAAGCTGTAGATGAAGCAAGGCTTCAAGATCTGAGAAATAAACACCGGCCATCTGTTTTGTCTTCAATGGAAAACAGAGCAAAAGGTCTTCTTGCATGGAGGAGCACCAACGGTCTTGCATCAAAGCTATACAATTTCAAGCGTGACACTGAACCATTGGTGTCAATATCAACAGAACAGTTGAATGACTCAACAGATGGGGATGCTAACCAAGAAACCAGTTCTGCAAATATTGATGATATGTATCATGGCTTGACTGTCAACACTGAGATTGATTCTATGCCTGATCCCAAAGATCAG GTTATCTGGCTGAAGGTTGAGCTATGTAGATTGCTAGAGGAGAGAAGATCAGCTGTTCTGAG GGCTGATGAACTAGAGACAGCACTGATGGAGATGGTTAAGCAAGATAATCGACGTGAATTAAGTGCAAAG GTAGAGCAGTTAGAACAAGAATTATCCGAGCTAAGGCAATCTCTATCAGACAAGGAGGAACAGGAACAAGCAATGCTTCAG GTCCTCATGcgtgtagagcaagaacagaaggtTACAGAGGATGCCCGCATCTTTGCTGAGCAAGATGCAGCTGCTCAGAAATTTGCTTCACATGTCCTTCAG GAAAAGTATGATGAAGCTATGGCTTCACTCACGCAAATGGAGAACAGAGCAGTCATGGCAGAAACAATGTTGGAGGCAACACTTCAATACCAATCTAGCCATCAGAAAGCACAACTACcatccccttctccttctccaag GACACCAACGCGAGACGCATCTCCTGGCCAAGTGAACCAAGATTCATCACAGGAGTTTCAGCCTAGAAAAATAAGTTTGCTTGCCCCATTTTCACTCAGTTGGCGTGACAAGAACAAG GGCAAACAAGACGAGTCAACAAACGGCAAGCTTAATAACAACACTGAGCAAAGTGTTGAGACACCAAAGACAGACCACGGAAACCAGGAGGCCACGCCTAAAGAGGGTGAACAGCGAGTGGAGACACCCAACAGGGATGAACCCGGATTGGAGACGGCCAAGATGGACAGCGATGTGCCAACTGTCGAGACGACCACGGATAAAATGAACGGGCAGGAAGGACATTTAGAAGAAATAAAACTGGATTGA